The proteins below come from a single Asanoa ferruginea genomic window:
- the lon gene encoding endopeptidase La, whose amino-acid sequence MATLPVLPLTDAVLLPGMTIPVTLDNNTQAAVDAARASGDNRVLAVPRVDGEYGSVGVMALIEKVGRLPSGEPAAVIRGLSRAKVGSGVSGPGAALWVEATELDETPPAGKARELATEYKALVKSLLQERGAWQVIDAVERMTDLSELADSAGYAPWLTLEQKIELLNAQDVTARLELLVGWVRDYLAEQEVNEGIANDVREGLEKSQREFLLRQQLAAIRKELGEDEPDGSADYRSRVEAADLPEKVREAAMREVGRLERASDQSPESGWIRTWLDTVLEMPWSTTTDDNTDLIAAREVLDTDHAGLSDVKDRILEYLAVRNRRAERNLQVVGGRGSGAVLALGGPPGVGKTSLGESVARALGRKFVRVSLGGIRDEAEIRGHRRTYVGAAPGRIVRALKEAGSMNPVVLLDEVDKIAVGYSGDPAAALLEVLDPAQNHTFRDHYLEVDLDLSDVLFLATANVVENIPGPLLDRMELVTLDGYTEEEKVAIGRDHLWPRQVERAGLTAEEVSITDAAIGAIAAEHTREAGVRQLERAFAKILRKVAVSLAASSDKVDIDVEELKTYLGRPRFTPESAERTATPGVATGLAVTGAGGDVLFIEATSMEGEPGLTLTGQLGDVMKESAHIALSYLRSNGKRLGIDPNQLAAKRIHLHVPAGAVPKDGPSAGITMVTALASLATGRPVRPEFGMTGEVTLSGRVLPIGGVKQKLLAAHRAGLTEVIVPARNEPDLDDLPQEVRDALTIHVLGDVSDVLALALRPADERELLTAA is encoded by the coding sequence ATGGCAACTCTTCCCGTCCTGCCGTTGACCGATGCCGTCTTGCTGCCTGGCATGACCATCCCGGTCACCCTCGATAACAACACTCAGGCCGCCGTCGACGCCGCACGCGCCTCCGGCGACAACCGCGTGCTTGCCGTGCCCCGTGTCGACGGCGAGTACGGGTCGGTCGGCGTCATGGCGCTGATCGAGAAGGTGGGCCGCCTGCCCAGTGGCGAGCCCGCCGCCGTCATCCGTGGCCTTTCCCGGGCGAAGGTCGGTTCCGGCGTCTCCGGTCCCGGCGCCGCCCTCTGGGTCGAGGCCACCGAGCTGGACGAGACCCCGCCGGCCGGCAAGGCCCGCGAGCTCGCCACCGAATACAAGGCCCTGGTCAAGTCGCTGCTCCAGGAGCGCGGCGCCTGGCAGGTCATCGACGCCGTCGAGCGGATGACCGACCTGTCCGAGCTGGCCGACTCCGCCGGTTACGCGCCGTGGCTCACGCTCGAGCAGAAGATCGAACTGCTGAACGCGCAGGACGTCACCGCCCGCCTCGAGCTCCTCGTCGGCTGGGTGCGCGACTACCTCGCCGAGCAGGAGGTCAACGAGGGCATCGCCAACGACGTCCGCGAGGGCCTGGAGAAGTCGCAGCGCGAGTTCCTGCTCCGCCAGCAGCTGGCCGCGATCCGCAAGGAGCTGGGCGAAGACGAGCCCGACGGCTCGGCCGACTACCGGTCCCGCGTCGAGGCCGCCGACCTTCCCGAGAAGGTCCGCGAGGCCGCGATGCGCGAGGTCGGCCGGCTCGAGCGGGCCAGTGACCAGTCGCCCGAGAGCGGTTGGATCCGCACCTGGCTCGACACCGTACTCGAAATGCCCTGGTCAACGACGACCGACGACAACACCGACCTGATCGCGGCGCGCGAGGTGCTCGACACCGACCACGCCGGGCTGTCCGACGTGAAGGACCGAATCCTCGAATACCTGGCGGTCCGCAACCGTCGCGCGGAGCGCAACCTCCAGGTCGTCGGCGGTCGTGGCTCCGGCGCGGTGCTCGCCCTCGGTGGGCCTCCCGGCGTCGGCAAGACCAGCCTCGGTGAGTCCGTGGCGCGGGCCCTGGGCCGCAAGTTCGTCCGGGTCAGCCTCGGCGGCATCCGTGACGAGGCCGAGATCCGTGGCCACCGGCGCACCTACGTCGGCGCGGCTCCGGGCCGGATCGTCCGGGCGCTGAAGGAGGCCGGTTCGATGAACCCGGTCGTCCTGCTCGACGAGGTCGACAAGATCGCCGTGGGCTACTCCGGTGACCCGGCCGCGGCGCTGCTCGAGGTCCTCGACCCCGCGCAGAACCACACCTTCCGCGACCACTACCTGGAGGTCGACCTCGACCTCTCGGACGTGCTGTTCCTCGCGACCGCCAACGTCGTCGAGAACATCCCTGGCCCGCTGCTGGACCGGATGGAGCTCGTGACGCTCGACGGCTACACCGAGGAGGAGAAGGTGGCCATCGGCCGCGACCACTTGTGGCCGCGCCAGGTGGAGCGCGCCGGCCTGACCGCCGAGGAGGTGTCGATCACCGACGCCGCCATCGGTGCGATCGCCGCCGAGCACACCCGCGAGGCCGGCGTCCGGCAGCTCGAGCGGGCGTTCGCCAAGATCCTGCGCAAGGTGGCGGTCTCGCTGGCGGCGTCGTCGGACAAGGTCGACATCGACGTCGAGGAGCTGAAGACCTACCTCGGCCGTCCCCGGTTCACGCCGGAGTCGGCGGAGCGCACGGCGACCCCGGGCGTGGCAACGGGCCTGGCGGTCACCGGTGCGGGTGGTGACGTGCTGTTCATCGAGGCGACCTCGATGGAGGGCGAGCCCGGCCTGACCCTGACCGGTCAGCTCGGCGACGTCATGAAGGAGTCGGCGCACATCGCGCTGTCCTACCTGCGCTCCAACGGCAAGCGGCTGGGCATCGACCCCAACCAGCTCGCCGCGAAGCGGATCCACCTGCACGTGCCGGCGGGTGCGGTGCCGAAGGACGGCCCGTCCGCGGGCATCACGATGGTCACCGCCCTGGCGTCGCTGGCAACCGGTCGCCCGGTGCGTCCGGAGTTCGGCATGACCGGCGAGGTCACCCTCTCCGGCCGGGTCCTGCCCATCGGTGGCGTCAAGCAGAAGCTGCTGGCCGCACACCGGGCGGGCCTGACCGAGGTCATCGTCCCGGCCCGCAACGAGCCGGACCTCGACGACCTGCCGCAGGAGGTGCGCGACGCCCTGACCATCCACGTGCTCGGTGATGTGAGCGACGTGCTGGCCCTGGCCCTGCGCCCCGCCGACGAGCGCGAGCTCCTCACGGCCGCCTAA